Genomic DNA from Salvia miltiorrhiza cultivar Shanhuang (shh) chromosome 1, IMPLAD_Smil_shh, whole genome shotgun sequence:
aattgcatgaaaatacacgaactttagtcgcaatttcattttgcacatgacttttgaaacttacattttaaatcatgaactttACATTCGTTCcaaattttccttaaaattgagctcCAGTCACCGGAGAGCTGATGTGGCGCCTATGTGGCAGCCGGGTATGTGCCATTTAAACAGCCGGAAGTTTGCAGACatggaaacgacgtcgttttgtaaaACGACGCCATTTAAACAGCCGAAAGTCGTCGCCGGCCGCGGCGGCAGCAAAGAGGCTGGATTTTAATGCTAAGACTGTTGTTGTTGCTTCAATTACTGATTTTAATGCTAAGACCGTCCAAAAAGGAGGAGTTAGCTTTGTCATAAACCACGAGACAGAGAGAGGAGGCGGTTGGCTGCCATTTTCGTCGAACCGGGGGCAAGACGTTGAACGGCAGCCTCGTCGACTCCGGAGCTGCAGCTTTTGAAAAAGGGAGAGATAGGCAGCGGCTTCAGCTTTGCATCTAGAAAGAGAGGAAATACGCCGAAATGGAGCTAGGGCTCAGTTTAGCTTCCTAAAATTTGAGGTGAAACTTTAGAAGTGAGAAATAAACGGAGGGATTTCAAAGAGGGAGAGAAACACGAATTGAAGAAAGAGTGGAGCAGAATCCACTCGCCGGTTCTACAACGGCGGCGGCGAATTCCAGATTAAGGAGGAGAAGGGGAAAGCCTACACTGCCGGAGAAGAGCCGCGGCGAATTCCAGATTGAGGGAACTAGGGCTTTCGATTTGGGGATTGAGAAACGCGGtattaaaacgacgtcgttttgtgctACGTCGTTTGAACTAATGACGTGTCACATACGTGTGGCATGTTTGAAGACATGTCATCTTTCCGGCTGCCGgagctcaattttaaggaaaatttggaacaaatgcaaagttcatgattaaaaatgtaagtttcaaaagtcatgtgcaaaatgaaattgcgactaaagttcgtgtattttcatgcaattaaccctattttagATATACACAAAACTTAGTTCCTTTCCATTTGTTTATATACCCCATCATATATCTgtcattttctccactcacaatataataaaTTAGCATGAGGGgctttggcaaataaaatcacaaattattcgaaattacaattttaacgtGATATTTGAAGTGCGGCGAATTAAATCacaatattttcaatttttgcattTATGTCCTTCCAATTTTTCTTCGATCGCCGAAGTGCTGAATTGTAGCTTACGTGGAGACCtcttgttgggaacttaatgaaatattctaatcctagttttgatgataccaaaatcaataggtttcacttgtaatagactagaactgttcgaactcaagtgttaaagttctttttctaatttagttgttgttctgaagactgaagactgaagttgccgactgataTAACGATAAAGGCAacgtcaaatactgatatttgactatccagtccaagaatcagttacgactgattatttaatgcgagccacgtggattcagcggactgatactatagtcaagtatcagttaaacattcttcgtCGGACTGAACttctaaagtttaaaggaagccacgcactccagaagtacagccgcattaaatgcaaagatctcaggatcgtcctttctctgtagaggctattccttttggtgatcaccttttcagagatgtcctatctcctgctcctcaaaAGTAACTGTTCTaaccaaacaaaggaacctcgaagattgaagcctcagcccaagttcaaattactttctaacggaagaattcttgaagaccatttcagccaacggatctatttaaGACGTCtcttataaatagagctcaaggatcacttcaatcttaaccgattcaactacataagctgaaacgctgtcgAATTCGTTACTTAGCATTCAAAgcccttccaaagtttgaatcgaagaagagaatcacaaagccaaaaatcagtcactgctgattacatacattctcttagaacttaggcaaatattgtatatccaaagcctaggtataactgattacagagaacttgttcttcgtaatctagttggcaagttttcgaacctcttttcaatcgaccgaatcgagagtttgagTAGTAAGGAGTTCAGACTAGTGCTCTGTCTCCGAAGAGATCTTAGtgcgctaagagtgagaaatacaaccaggtgtgttggtactgaagataggatcttcagttgtccaggtttgttgtgcacccgtaagcacacgtccaggtttgctgtgcacccgtaagcatatgcctagtgaagttgtcagtctgatcaactggccgtggatgtaggaagtattttccgaaccacgtaaaaatctctgtgctatttatagctttcagtatttaccttcttacttgtgctcatactttcttaaactgaaaattgattaattgcaaagagaaacttaactgctgacaacgtgattaatctcacaggctatttcgaaacaaaagtttttcgctgcgtgtgttattagtataactgatctatcttcagataatcagtaagattcataacatctctctgtttaacaaactcaactgaagccttacgtgtatcagttaaagtctttgacttaactgataactctttattgaagagtattcagtatcagtcgtcaaccttgttttgataaaactcttttaactaaaggttgagtcagtttgtatttcaaagtttcattttcaaaaatagcctataggtgtatcccccaatacacctattcgagaccctctggacctaacaccTCTTATCCACCTATAATACATTTatctctttcttatttttcattttatttcttcggtttttcaatttttttttgaattatttcgaTTTTTCGGTTTGGTTTATTTGGTTAATTTGATtcggttcaattttttttaaagatcaaATACAAATTTGATTTCGTTTGGTTTTAACAAAAATCGAATGCACACGCTTGACGCAGTTGATTCGCTCAATAGCTCTCTGAGGCGAAGGCTGAAGAGGAAAGCTTACATTTATCGGGATCGTGAAACCTGTGCTGAACATATCGTCGTTGTTTAACGAAGTTCTTGAAGGAAGGCTCCACCGGTGACATTCAATGCCAATAGCTCCTACTACACGATAGAGTACTCTACTTAACTGACAACATCTATCCTAATTACTCAACTTTTGTGAAGAGTCATCCATTCTCATCGAACGAGAAAAATAAGAGATTCAAGTTGATACAAGAAGCTGCTCGAAAGGACATAGAACTAGTTTTTGACGTCCTTTAAACCCGTTGGGCTATTATCAAAGGACTAGCTTGTGTTTGAAAGAATGAGCAATTGAGCGACATCATATTTGCGTGCATCATTTTACACAACATTATCATTGAAAAGGAACGCGACTGCACATCGAAATGGGAAGAAAATGGCAACCATGAGGCTTCGAGTAGCTTGGCTACATCTCATCCTCGCACCGCAGCTCTGTCAGAATTCCGACAATATTTGGCTCGACAATCCCCCATTTGTGACCGCCAAATTTATAATTGCATGATTCTCATCAACTCAAATTTAATCGAGCACATTTGGGCTCGATTTAGTCCGATCGAgccataattaaattattataattttagtttagttattatgttttattttaattaatctaatatgacaattaattttaataaaatattaaatttaaaattaaaaaggtaAACGATATAAAATGAAAATGCAAAAATTACAACTTCAATTAGAACTCTTTGCTAGGCTCTTAAGTGAAACCACACACTCAGACTCAACTCAGAGGGACTCTATATGATGTGCATGTGTAAGTCAAACGGTAAAAGGTTTAATGTTTAAGGTTAAAGATTTTGGATTCGAGTCTTTTGTAGTgcaatctttaaatttttttatttgataatgttaatttataaaaaaaaaaaagagacctTCTATGGTTGGAAATGCTCCAacgctattttttttttgtggatggtgatatttttaaaatgagatcagatgtatacatatataaatatgttacaaaaataaaaacaaacttTTTATTTCCAAAAAGCTAAAAAGTGTCGTTTACAAAAACAAATTATTGTTAACCATTCTCGTGAATGAACAGTGTGAAAAATTAGAAACATTCCTAAAATCTAAAATCCAAAAATGGAAATCCCAAGCAGCGCACAAATTCCATAATCCCCCAATCTACTCCCCCAAGCCCTAGCGCCTCCATTCACATTCCCGCTCACCCCCCCGCCCGGCGCGGCCGCGACAATCGGCGCCGGTGCCGGTGACGGCGATCCGCCGTCTTCCGCCGTTCCGGCAAGTTGCAGCGTGTTCTTCGAGGCCAGATTATCCGGCGCGAACGCGTGCTTCGCCGGCACGCCGTCGACTACGGCTGACCCGACCTGCCAGACCTGGTTCACCGCGGCCTTGCTCCCCGCTGGCAGCGCCAGCACGGCGAAGATCGTGATGGCGCCCTTCGACGACTCCGCGCGCTTGCTCAGCACGCCGTAGGAGATCGGCGACTCGGAGATCGGGCCGTACGAGGTGATGTTGTACGTCTTCACCACCGTAGATCCGTTCGCCGCCGCGAACGCGACCAGCGATTGGGAGCCCACCATGCCGGTGCCGGTAGGGTTCAGCGCCCACGCCACCCAGCCTTCGGGCTTCGCCGGAGGTGCGGTGAAGGCGACGGAGAGCGTCGGCATCGGCTTCGCCGCCGCGTCATAGCTCCAGTGGATAGAAGCCTTGAGCGTTGGGAGGTCGGTGCAGCTGGCAAATGTGAGATTGTGCTGAGAGAACGTCTGCGATTTGCAGGTGAGTGACAGCGCCGGAGAGGCGAGCAGAGCCATGGCGACGGCGATTAGAAGGAGGAGAGAGGAGGAAGCGGCCATGGCTGGTTGTGTTGGGAGCTGTGGAGGGAGACAGATATTTATGGAGGGGTTTATATAGAGGAGAAGCCGCAGTTAATAGGGACAAATAATTAAGGTTAAATTCTAATAGTTTCGTCATTTTTGTAAAGCtaataattcataattaataGTAATACTCATTTTGTCCATAAAAGTGTGCCCATTTCTTTTCGTATGAGTTTTAAAAATGTTagctaaatatatttttttaggggAATAATGAatttacattatttatagtgtTATGAGTGGAAAAAGTGCTACcaatgataatttattttaaataaattgagattttgaaatttaaatataagaaataatatctaaaaataaaaaatatgaacgAAAATGATCGAACTAAATGTGCGCAATTTTTATATAACAGCGGAAGTATATGTTTGTGTTAATAGGTAAAAATGTTATATTCCTTAGGTTGTATGTTAAAAATGCATACGTTATAAACTTAAGCATTTTATGTTCAAATTTAAGCAAATAACCTATTTTACCATTTGATGTTgatagttttgtttgattttttgtgaaaggtCTTACACCTTTAATCGATTTGATAACTATCAGTCATAAATACGTaagaaaaatttgaaaaagaaaatactccatccgtcccactgtatctgagactctttctattttgggcatcccactgtaagtgagacctttcctttttgggtaaaagcttttccctttaaacaccttttcactttttcacctacacacaaaatacacatttcttaattctcgtgcccaaaaaaaaggtctcacttacagtgggacggatggagtaatttgacagctatcagtcgaGAGTCATCTAACCGTTGGGTGGTTAGATCATCTAGTCGCCCAAATCATCTAGCTACCCGATAAAATCATATCGTCCAGTGAAATGATCCAATCATCCGGACGGCTAGATaaactcttgactgatagttaTTAAATCgtgtttatatatttatgactgataactgtcaaatcgatcaaaatatataaaaacttttaaaaaaaaatcagcaaaaatcatcaacatcagagatatttaaaaaataaagcaTAAGAAACTtgtatttgtaaaataaaataggacaTTTTTCAATTAAGTTAAATATAACTTAAGTAAAACGggtatatatatgttttgtgCGAAGTGGAAAAGATTCTGTTCACAGATAAATAAACTTATTAGGATACGTAGGATTGCTACGTAACCACCATAAAGTCGAGTGTTATAATTCCTTCATTCATACTTACAAAAATCAAAGTAATCAAAATCCATTTATGAACAATAGTTGGTAGGATGTTCTTTGTTGCTATCCAAAAtatcatacttttttttttgataaattaaaaactaaataacgaaatttaaaaaattggaaCATGATAGATTTTAATCCAAAATCTCTAACTTTcaacattaattatatattgctATATCAATACACGCACCAAACGATCATACTTATTTGCATAAACAGTGTGGTCAAAGATTCTTTTCCCGactcaaagaaaagaaataattaGGAGAACAGAGAATTTATTAGGAAATAGGGATGAGGCCAAGTGTTTTACAATTTTGCGTGTGTTATTATATCTCATATTCAATCTATTGTTTTAATAATATTGACGATGAAGcacagtctgttggtaagacgtttcTCCTTCAACCAATAGATCAGGGATTCGAGTCACCTAGAGGGttagagtgtgagtgtgtttttcctttatttgattaataacaattttttttaaaaaataatattttataaaaataaaatttaatttaatattatgaattatatttaatttttattttaagaattaaattGTAAAAGATAATATaccataattttaaatttatcaatttattattagttaataaaaataaaattaaatgataaaaatagtaattatATAATCTAATTGGATGGAATAAGTCCCacttaataattataaatttaaaagcatataaaattgaaattgaagaaaaaaaaattgtacgtGTGTTGAATTAGTGGTAGGAGGTTAATACTCAATTCCCGAGGTCTTGAATTTGATTC
This window encodes:
- the LOC131022896 gene encoding auxin-induced in root cultures protein 12-like, translated to MAASSSLLLLIAVAMALLASPALSLTCKSQTFSQHNLTFASCTDLPTLKASIHWSYDAAAKPMPTLSVAFTAPPAKPEGWVAWALNPTGTGMVGSQSLVAFAAANGSTVVKTYNITSYGPISESPISYGVLSKRAESSKGAITIFAVLALPAGSKAAVNQVWQVGSAVVDGVPAKHAFAPDNLASKNTLQLAGTAEDGGSPSPAPAPIVAAAPGGGVSGNVNGGARAWGSRLGDYGICALLGISIFGF